ATCATCCAGGGCGGCGAGGGTTTCCTCGATCGGGGTCAGCGGATCCGGGGTGTGGAACTGGTACAGGTCAATCCAGTCCGTGTTCAGGCGGCGCAGGGAGGCCTCCGCAGCCTTGACGATGTACCGGCGGGAACCGCGGGCCCCGAAGTCGGCGCCGTTGACGCCCTGCATGTCCATCCCGAACTTGGTTGCCAGCACAATGTCATCGCGCCGGGTGCCCAGCGCCTTGCCCAGCATTTCCTCGCTCAGCCCAGGGGTGCGCCCGTAGGTATCGGCGACGTCGAACAGGGTGATGCCGGCGTCGACCGCAGCATGGACGACGGCGTCGGTGCCCTCCTGCGACTCAGTGGGCGTGCCGGGACGGCCCAGGTTGTTGCAGCCCAGACCGACCGTGGACACGGTCAGGCCGGAATTTCCGAGTCTGTTGTATGAAGTCATGGAAGCTACGCTACTCCGGCCAGGCGGGGGCACCGGACTTCCTCCCTCTTTGGGAAGAATCCACCAGTTTGGGAAATCCCTGCCACTACGCAGCGGCGCCTTTTCCCAAACTGGCAGCAAAACCGCGGTCCGGCAGCAGAAAGCCCTACCCCGGAAGCGTCCCCAGGGTGCTGTTGGGTCCCGGAGCCTTGTCGGTCTCGAGGATGTACTGAATGGGAATGGAACCGGTAGGCAGCAGGCCGGTGTAGACCTGTTCACTGCGCCGGCGTTCCTCTTCGATTCCCTCGCCCTGGACCGCGGCGGAGAACGCCTGCATCGCAGCAGGTTCCACCCCCTGCTGTTCACTCCAGACGATGTACATGCCGTAGAGGTCGGCCACGGGGGTCACTTCGTCATCCAGGTCGCCAACGGTGCATTCGGTGAGAAACCGTTGGACGTCCGGCAGTATGTCCTGAGCCATACTTTGACCCTAGCCCCTGCTCCGGATGCGCGGCAGTCCCCCCGGGACCTTACTTGGTTGCCCGCTGCAGGTAATCCTCAAAACCCAGCGGAGCAATGCCGGTGAGACGCTCGATATCCGGGCTGACCGGCGCCAGCTGCCCGGCGGCGATGGCGTGGTAACTGCTGGTCCAGGCTTCAGCCTGCCAGCGGGCGGCACCGGCCTTCATCCGCGAGGCAATGGCTTCATCGTAGGTTTCCGATTCGTAGCGCACCGGTCTTCCGGTCACTCTGGCCAGGATGCCGGCAACATCCCCCATGGTCAGCTCCGCTGGTCCGGTCAGGGTGTACGTACGGTCCCGGTGAGGCTCCGGGTCAAGCAGGATCCGCGCGGCGGTCCGGGCAATATCGATGCGTGCCACGGGGGCGAACCGGCCTTCCCCCGCCGGACCCCGGATGACGCCGTCGGGCTGGACGAAGGTGGGCAGCACATCCTGGTAGAGGCAGTCGCGCAGGAAAGTATGTGCGAGCCCCTCCCGGGAGGAGATGTACTCCTCGGTCGCGGCATGGTCGCGGGCAAGGGTAAAGACGGCCTCGGCCGAGGCCCCCATAAAGGATGTGTACACAATGTGCTCCACCCCGGCCTCGACGGCGGCATCCACGAAGGTGCACTGGTCCTCGACCCGGTGGGGGCTTTCCGCGGCGGACACCATAAACAGCGTGTGCACCCCGCGCAGCGCGCTGACCGCCTGCGGCCGGTCCAGATAGGACGCCGCAAAGACGGGGGTGTCCGGCAGCTCGGGCAGCCGGGCAGTGCGCCGTGCAAGCAGCCGCTGCCGGACCCCGGCCTCCGCTAGGAGCCGGGCGACGGCGCCGCCCAGGGCGCCGGTCGCTCCGGTGACGGCAAGGGCAGGAACGTTATCCGCCATGGTTACACCCCTTCAACGGCGGCCCGCGCCGGCGGGCCTGGCGCGGCTACTGGATTTTGGGTACCTGACCCGTCGGTATGTCGGAGCCGGGCAGGGGCCGGGCAAACGGCACCTTGGTACCCAGGACCTGGGCGACGACGTCGTTGGCGATCTGCCGGGCGGTCAGTCCCACCCGCTCCAGCACCTCGCTGCGGCTGCCGTGGTCCAGGAATTCTGCCGGGAGACCTACCTCGTTCAGTGCGGTGTCGACGCCTGCGGACCGCATTTCCTGCCGGATCCGCGAGCCGACGCCGCCGGCACGCACACCGTCCTCGATCACGATGACGATCCGATGGTCGGCGGCGATATCGATGATGGACCGCGGCACCGGCAGCACCCAGCGCGGGTCCACCACGGTGGAGCTGATGCCCTGGTCCCCCAGCCGGCCGGCGACGTCGAGGGCAATATCCGCCATGGCGCCCACACTGACGATCAGCACGTCGTTGGAGCTGTCCCCGGCGGGACGGCGGGCCAGGATGTCCACACCGTCGGAGGTCCGCTCCTCGGCGTCGATGTCGCGGCCCACGGTGCCCTTGGAGAACCGCACCACACTGGGCGCATCGGAGATGGCTACGGCTTCGCGCAGTTCCTCCTTCAGCCGGGTGGCGTCGCGCGGAGCGGCCAGGTGCAGTCCGGGAACGATCTGCAGCATGGACATGTCCCACATGCCGTGGTGGCTGGCGCCGTCCGGACCGGTGACACCGGCACGGTCCAGCACAATCGTGACGCCGGCCTTGTGGAGGGCAACATCCATCAGCAGCTGGTCAAAGGCGCGGTTCAGGAACGTGGCGTAGAGCGCCACCACCGGGTGCAGCCCGCCGAAGGCCATGCCCGCGGCGGAGGTGAGGGCGTGCTGCTCGGCAATGCCGACGTCGATCACGCGGTCCGGGTGCCGCTCGGCGAACCGGTGCAGACCCACGGGAATGAGCATCGCGCCGGTGATTCCGACAATGTCGGACCGTTCGTCCGCGATGTCGGCGATTTCCGTAGCGAACACGGACGTCCAGGATTCCTTGCCGCCCGGTGCCACCGGGGCGCCGGTTTCGGGATCGATGATGCCTACGGCATGGAACTGGTCCGCCTCGTGGGCACGGGCCGGAGCGTAGCCGCGGCCCTTCTCGGTCATCGCGTGCACAATCACGGGGCCGGCATAGTTCTTGGCCTTCTGCAGTGCGCGTTCGACGGCGTCGATGTCGTGTCCGTCGATCGGTCCCACGTACTTCATGCCGAGGTCCTCGAACAGGCCCTGCGGCGTCCACCAGTCCTTGATGCCCTTCTTGGCAGCGTGCAGGCTCCGGTAGGCGAACCGGCCGGCCGGGCCGCCCTGCTGCAGGCGGTGGCGCCACCACCCGAGGGTGTTTTCGTACGCGTGGTGGGTACGCACCGCGTCAATGGTGGGACGCAGGGAGGCCAGGTAGTCCGCCACGCCGCCGATGGTCGGGGCGTAGGAGCGGCCGTTGTCATTGACCACGATCACCACGCGGCGCCGCTGGTCAGCGGCAATATTGTTCAGTGCTTCCCAGGCCATACCGCCGGTCAGGGCACCGTCGCCGACCATAACCACGGTGTACCGGTCGCCTTCGCCGTTGAGCTGGCGGGCCCGGGAGATGCCGTCCGCCCAGGAGAGGGAGGAGGAAGCGTGGGAACTCTCGACGATGTCGTGGACCGATTCCGCGCGCGAGGGATAGCCGGACATGCCGCCCTGCTGGCGCAGCGTGGCGAAGTCCTGGCGCCCGGTGAGGATCTTGTGCACGTAGGACTGGTGCCCGGTGTCGAAGACGATGCTGTCCCGCGGGGAATCAAAGACCCGGTGGATGCCCATGGTCAGTTCCACCACGCCCAGGTTCGGGCCCAGGTGTCCGCCGGTCTGTGCAACGTTGGTGATCAGGAATGAACGGATCTCTTCAGCAAGACGCTTTAGCTGGGTCAGCGAAAGCCTGCTGAGGTCCCGAGGATCCCGGATTGTTTCCAGAAGTCCCAACAGGGTGCCTCCCTTGAGTCGTAATCGGCGGCACTGCACACCGTCGCAATGGATTAACTCTAACGCGCGGCGTGCGCTGCGCGGTTCCTACCCAACGCTTCAGGGCCCCGTTTCCCCTCCTCCGCCCTCTGGACGGATCGGGGAAACGGAGCCCTGAACGTGGTGCGTTTACTACTTTGCGGAGATCTGGCGCAGTACGTACTGCAGGATGCCGCCGTTGCGGTAGTAGTCGGCTTCGCCCGGCGTATCGATGCGGAGGACCGCATCGAACGTGATGGCTTCGCCGTTTTCGGGGGTGGCCGTGACCCGGACGGTCTTGGGCGTGGTCCCGTTGTTCAGTTCGGTGACGCCTTCAACGGAGAAGGTTTCCGTACCGGTGAGGCCCAGCGACTCGGCGTTGACGCCGGCCGGGTACTGCAGCGGAAGGACGCCCATGCCGATGAGGTTGGAGCGGTGGATACGCTCGTAGCTCTCGGCGATGACGGCCTTGACGCCCAGCAGTGCGGTGCCCTTGGCTGCCCAGTCACGCGAGGAACCGGATCCGTATTCCTTGCCGGCCAGGACAACCAGCGGAGTGCCGGCGGCCTGGTAGTTCATCGCGGCATCGTAAACGGCAGCCTGCGGTGCGTCGGCCTGGCTGAAGTCACGGGTGAAACCGCCTTCAACGCCGTCGAGCAGCTGGTTCTTGATGCGGATGTTGGCGAAGGTGCCGCGGATCATGACTTCGTGGTTGCCACGGCGGGAGCCGTAGGAGTTGAAGTCCTTGCGGGCCACACCGTGCTCCAGCAGGTACTTGCCCGCAGGAGTGTCGGACTTGAAGGAGCCGGCCGGGGAGATGTGGTCGGTGGTGACCGAGTCGCCCAGCTTCAGCAGCACGCGTGCGCCGGAGATGTCCGAGACGGGTTCCGGCTCGGCCTTCATGCCCTCGAAGTACGGGGGCTTCCGGACGTACGTGGACTCCGCATCCCACTCGAAGGTCGCACCCTCGGGAGTGGGCAGGGACTGCCAGCGCTCGTCGCCTTCGAAGATGGTGTTGTAGCTGTCGCTGAACATCTTCTGGTCGATGGAGGCATCGATGATCTGCTGGACCTCGACCGGGTTCGGCCAGATGTCCTTGAGGTAGATGTCGTGTCCGGCTTCGTCCTGGCCCAGCGGGTCATTCTCGAAGTCGAAGTCCATGGTGCCGGCCAGGGCGTAGGCGACTACCAGCGGCGGGGAGGCCAGGTAGTTCATCTTCACGTCCGGGTTGATGCGGCCTTCGAAGTTACGGTTGCCCGAGAGCACCGCGGTGACCGCGAGGTCTGCTTCGTTGATCGCTTCGGAGATTTCCTCTTCGAGGGGACCGGAGTTACCGATGCAGGTGGCGCAGCCGTAGCCGACTACGAAGAAGCCGAGCTTCTCGAGGTACGGAATCAGGCCGGACTTCTCGTAGTAGTCCGTGACGACCTTCGAGCCCGGGGCGACGGAGGTCTTGACCCACGGCTTGGACGCCAGGCCCTTGTCCACCGCGTTGCGGGCCAGCACTGCGGCGGCCATCATCACGGAGGGGTTGGACGTGTTGGTGCAGGAGGTGATCGAAGCGATCGTCACTGCGCCGTGGTCCAGGTCGAACGTGCGGCCGTCCGCCATGGTGACCGGCACGGAGTTCGTGGCGCGGTGGGCGGGAGCATCCGCCTCGGCAACCAGGTCGTGCTCGTGGTCTTCAACCGTGGTGGCGTTCGCGTTGAACGAGGGGGCGTCGGAGGCCGGGAAGGTCTCTTCCAGCGTCTCGTCGACGGTGCCGTTCTTGGCTTCAACGGTTTCGTGGACGTAGTTCTTCAGGTCATTGCGGAACTGCGTCTTGGCGTTGGTCAGTTCCACACGGTCCTGGGGACGCTTCGGGCCTGCGATGGAGGAAACCACCGTGGACAGGTCCAGTTCCAGGTACTCGGAGTACTTGATCTCCTTGGACGGATCGTGCCAGAGGCCCTGTTCCTTGGCGTAGGCCTCAACGAGATCCACGTTCTCTTCGGAGCGGCCCGTGAGGCGCAGGTATTCGAGCGTCACGTCGTCGATCGGGAAGATCGCCGCAGTGGAACCGAATTCCGGGCTCATGTTGCCGATGGTGGCGCGGTTGGCCAGCGGAACTGCGCCGACGCCTTCACCGTAGAACTCCACGAACTTGCCGACCACGCCGTGCTTGCGCAGCATTTCGGTGATCGTCAGGACGACGTCGGTTGCCGTGGCACCGGCGGGGATCTCGCCGGTCAGCTTGAAGCCGACGACGCGCGGGATCAGCATGGAGACGGGCTGGCCGAGCATTGCTGCTTCGGCCTCAATGCCGCCAACGCCCCAGCCGAGCACACCCAGGCCGTTGACCATGGTGGTGTGGGAGTCGGTGCCGACGCAGGTGTCGGGGTAGGCACGCAGGACGCCGTCAACTTCACGGGTCATGACGGTACGGGCCAGGTACTCGATGTTGACCTGGTGCACAATGCCCATTCCCGGGGGAACGACCTTGAAGTCGTCGAAGGCCGTCTGGCCCCACCGGAGGAACTGGTACCGCTCGCCGTTGCGCTGGTACTCAATCTCCATGTTGCGCTCGAGGGCGCCCGAGTTGCCGAAGGCATCGATCTGCACGGAGTGGTCAATGACCATTTCGGCAGGTGCCAGGGGGTTCACGCGCTTGGGGTCGCCGCCGAGATCGGCAACGGCCTCACGCATGGTGGCCAGGTCGACGATGCAGGGTACGCCGGTGAAGTCCTGCATGATCACCCGTGCCGGGGTGAACTGGATTTCGGTGCTGGGCTCTGCGTCCGCATCCCACTGCGCCAGGGCGCGTACGTGGTCCGCGGTGATGTTCGCA
This window of the Arthrobacter sp. zg-Y919 genome carries:
- a CDS encoding SDR family oxidoreductase, which produces MADNVPALAVTGATGALGGAVARLLAEAGVRQRLLARRTARLPELPDTPVFAASYLDRPQAVSALRGVHTLFMVSAAESPHRVEDQCTFVDAAVEAGVEHIVYTSFMGASAEAVFTLARDHAATEEYISSREGLAHTFLRDCLYQDVLPTFVQPDGVIRGPAGEGRFAPVARIDIARTAARILLDPEPHRDRTYTLTGPAELTMGDVAGILARVTGRPVRYESETYDEAIASRMKAGAARWQAEAWTSSYHAIAAGQLAPVSPDIERLTGIAPLGFEDYLQRATK
- the dxs gene encoding 1-deoxy-D-xylulose-5-phosphate synthase: MGLLETIRDPRDLSRLSLTQLKRLAEEIRSFLITNVAQTGGHLGPNLGVVELTMGIHRVFDSPRDSIVFDTGHQSYVHKILTGRQDFATLRQQGGMSGYPSRAESVHDIVESSHASSSLSWADGISRARQLNGEGDRYTVVMVGDGALTGGMAWEALNNIAADQRRRVVIVVNDNGRSYAPTIGGVADYLASLRPTIDAVRTHHAYENTLGWWRHRLQQGGPAGRFAYRSLHAAKKGIKDWWTPQGLFEDLGMKYVGPIDGHDIDAVERALQKAKNYAGPVIVHAMTEKGRGYAPARAHEADQFHAVGIIDPETGAPVAPGGKESWTSVFATEIADIADERSDIVGITGAMLIPVGLHRFAERHPDRVIDVGIAEQHALTSAAGMAFGGLHPVVALYATFLNRAFDQLLMDVALHKAGVTIVLDRAGVTGPDGASHHGMWDMSMLQIVPGLHLAAPRDATRLKEELREAVAISDAPSVVRFSKGTVGRDIDAEERTSDGVDILARRPAGDSSNDVLIVSVGAMADIALDVAGRLGDQGISSTVVDPRWVLPVPRSIIDIAADHRIVIVIEDGVRAGGVGSRIRQEMRSAGVDTALNEVGLPAEFLDHGSRSEVLERVGLTARQIANDVVAQVLGTKVPFARPLPGSDIPTGQVPKIQ
- a CDS encoding aconitate hydratase; protein product: MTNVDSFGSKGVLDVKGSEYEIFRLNSVEGAQSLPFSLKVLLENLLRTEDGANITADHVRALAQWDADAEPSTEIQFTPARVIMQDFTGVPCIVDLATMREAVADLGGDPKRVNPLAPAEMVIDHSVQIDAFGNSGALERNMEIEYQRNGERYQFLRWGQTAFDDFKVVPPGMGIVHQVNIEYLARTVMTREVDGVLRAYPDTCVGTDSHTTMVNGLGVLGWGVGGIEAEAAMLGQPVSMLIPRVVGFKLTGEIPAGATATDVVLTITEMLRKHGVVGKFVEFYGEGVGAVPLANRATIGNMSPEFGSTAAIFPIDDVTLEYLRLTGRSEENVDLVEAYAKEQGLWHDPSKEIKYSEYLELDLSTVVSSIAGPKRPQDRVELTNAKTQFRNDLKNYVHETVEAKNGTVDETLEETFPASDAPSFNANATTVEDHEHDLVAEADAPAHRATNSVPVTMADGRTFDLDHGAVTIASITSCTNTSNPSVMMAAAVLARNAVDKGLASKPWVKTSVAPGSKVVTDYYEKSGLIPYLEKLGFFVVGYGCATCIGNSGPLEEEISEAINEADLAVTAVLSGNRNFEGRINPDVKMNYLASPPLVVAYALAGTMDFDFENDPLGQDEAGHDIYLKDIWPNPVEVQQIIDASIDQKMFSDSYNTIFEGDERWQSLPTPEGATFEWDAESTYVRKPPYFEGMKAEPEPVSDISGARVLLKLGDSVTTDHISPAGSFKSDTPAGKYLLEHGVARKDFNSYGSRRGNHEVMIRGTFANIRIKNQLLDGVEGGFTRDFSQADAPQAAVYDAAMNYQAAGTPLVVLAGKEYGSGSSRDWAAKGTALLGVKAVIAESYERIHRSNLIGMGVLPLQYPAGVNAESLGLTGTETFSVEGVTELNNGTTPKTVRVTATPENGEAITFDAVLRIDTPGEADYYRNGGILQYVLRQISAK